From Halobaculum halobium:
GAGCGAGCCGTTGAGAAGCGCGATGTGGCCGAGACAACAGTGACTGCTCTCGTCGACGATATCGAGAGCGAACTGCAAGGTCGAGAGGCACGTATCGTCTCTTCGAGTCTCATCGGCGAACTCGTCTCTGAGAACCTCCGCACGCTCGATAAGGTAGCCTACATTCGATTTGTCTCCGTTTACAAAGCATTCTCTGAGCCGCAGGAATTCCTGAGAGAACTTGACGCAGTCTTGGATGCAGAACTCGATGACTTCGATGCCTCGAACAGCTCACTATGACACAAACATACGCAGATCAAACGAATGTTCGGTCATCCTTGACCGGGCAAGCATGATCCATGTCCAGACGTACAGAGAACGACGGAAACAGAAACCAACCAACAGAGGACGATTCCTCCGGGGTACGTGCCAATGACTGAAAACAAAACCACAGGCGGAGATCCGGAGACCGACATCTTCTCCGAACGAACGCAGCTCAAACCGTACGAGTACCCCGACGTCCTCGAGTACAAAGACGCGATACGAAACAGCTACTGGGTTCACACGGAGTTCAACTTCTCAGGAGACGTTCAAGACTTCAAGGTCAACACGACTCCCGCCGAGAAGACCGTCATCAAGCGGACGATGCTGGCCATCGCGCAGATCGAGGTCCAAGTCAAGACCTTCTGGGCAGACATCTACGACGAGATGCCCAAAGCGGAGATCGGGAACGTCGGCATGACCTTCGCGGAGAGCGAGGTCAGACATATGGACGCGTACAGCCACCTCCTCGACATCTTGGGGATCACGGAGGACTTCGAGGAGGTGACTGCCGTCCCCGCAATCGAGGAGCGGATCGACTACCTCGACGAGTACCTCGAGAAGAGCGAGAGCGACGACAAAGAGGAGTACGTGATGAGTCTCCTGCTGTTCTCCACGTTCGTCGAGCACGTCTCGCTGTTCTCGCAGTTCCTCATCATGACGAGCTTCGACAAACACGAAAAGAAATTCAA
This genomic window contains:
- a CDS encoding ribonucleotide-diphosphate reductase subunit beta gives rise to the protein MTENKTTGGDPETDIFSERTQLKPYEYPDVLEYKDAIRNSYWVHTEFNFSGDVQDFKVNTTPAEKTVIKRTMLAIAQIEVQVKTFWADIYDEMPKAEIGNVGMTFAESEVRHMDAYSHLLDILGITEDFEEVTAVPAIEERIDYLDEYLEKSESDDKEEYVMSLLLFSTFVEHVSLFSQFLIMTSFDKHEKKFKGIANAVEATSKEEQIHGLFGVELVETIREENPDLFDEDFEEEVQAACQQAFEAEMKILDWIFGEGELEFLPRAHVDAFLRDRFNQSLENVGVEPIFDPDDDLLEETRWFDEDIMMTKDNDFFSKRSTTYNKHAQSVTAEDMF
- the nrdR gene encoding transcriptional regulator NrdR, translating into MNCPDCGNERTRVIDTGTSADGTSVRRRRECQRCSFRFTTYERPEWESLQVKKRDGTIESFDRQKLRAGIERAVEKRDVAETTVTALVDDIESELQGREARIVSSSLIGELVSENLRTLDKVAYIRFVSVYKAFSEPQEFLRELDAVLDAELDDFDASNSSL